A genomic region of Leptotrichia hofstadii contains the following coding sequences:
- a CDS encoding IS3 family transposase codes for MRTVDKYALVKTLFNEFNVSKSRIINLIGIKKSSYYYWVKEVKTQRDIENKILYDIIKSIWQDSRKTYGAVRIHKKLRKLGLEVNIKRVRRLMKENQIKSIIHKKFRNYNKSDDIKEAARNILKRNFDTEKLNEKWVSDITYIWTRKDGWCYLSSIMDLHSRRIISHKVGKFMDIKLVIDTLKMAIYKRGDITDLIIHTDRGSQYMSKEYRKFCAKKGISIILQQKRKSL; via the coding sequence ATAAGGACCGTTGACAAGTACGCATTAGTAAAGACTTTATTCAATGAGTTTAATGTTTCAAAATCAAGAATAATTAATTTAATAGGCATTAAAAAAAGCAGCTATTACTACTGGGTTAAAGAGGTCAAGACACAAAGGGATATAGAAAATAAAATTTTGTACGATATAATAAAATCAATATGGCAAGACAGCAGAAAAACTTACGGAGCAGTAAGAATTCATAAAAAACTAAGAAAGTTAGGATTAGAAGTAAACATAAAACGAGTCAGAAGATTGATGAAGGAAAATCAGATAAAGTCAATAATTCATAAAAAATTTAGAAATTATAACAAATCAGATGATATAAAAGAAGCAGCAAGAAATATTTTAAAGAGAAATTTTGATACAGAAAAATTAAATGAAAAATGGGTAAGTGATATAACATATATTTGGACAAGAAAGGACGGGTGGTGCTACTTATCAAGTATAATGGATTTGCACAGCAGAAGAATAATATCACATAAGGTTGGAAAATTTATGGATATAAAATTAGTTATCGATACCTTAAAAATGGCGATATATAAAAGAGGGGATATAACTGATCTGATAATACATACAGATAGAGGAAGCCAGTATATGAGTAAAGAATATCGTAAATTTTGTGCAAAAAAAGGCATAAGCATAATCTTACAGCAGAAAAGGAAATCCTTATGA
- a CDS encoding IS3 family transposase has translation MESFHATLKKEYVHNENYENLESLRSGMYEYIEIWYNNSRIHSKIGFTSPNEYEESIKKGNKEIA, from the coding sequence ATAGAATCATTCCATGCAACATTGAAAAAAGAATATGTACATAATGAAAACTATGAAAATCTAGAAAGTTTAAGAAGTGGAATGTACGAGTATATAGAAATATGGTATAATAACAGCAGAATACACAGTAAAATAGGATTTACAAGTCCGAATGAATACGAAGAAAGCATAAAGAAAGGAAACAAAGAAATTGCTTAA
- a CDS encoding DnaJ domain-containing protein, with product MTDYYKILDVLEDADAKEIKVKYRKLAMKYHPDRNPDDKKAEEMFKAISEAYEILGDENKRKEYDEKRKNKGNAGSQRFGEKKSSRAEQNSESAKRGAEAFFRNFSANPNDIKNMFESAFDVNNMSSSDKDKMREHKKSMEQSFENFFKPKKNK from the coding sequence ATGACAGATTATTATAAAATACTAGATGTTTTAGAAGATGCTGATGCAAAAGAGATAAAGGTAAAATATAGAAAATTGGCTATGAAGTATCATCCAGACAGGAATCCTGATGATAAGAAAGCTGAAGAAATGTTTAAGGCAATCAGCGAGGCGTATGAAATACTTGGAGATGAGAATAAAAGAAAAGAATACGATGAGAAGAGGAAGAATAAGGGAAATGCTGGAAGTCAAAGATTTGGTGAGAAGAAATCAAGCAGGGCAGAGCAGAACAGTGAATCAGCTAAAAGAGGGGCTGAAGCATTTTTCCGTAATTTTTCAGCAAATCCAAATGATATAAAGAACATGTTTGAAAGTGCTTTTGATGTGAATAATATGAGCAGTTCTGATAAGGATAAAATGAGGGAACATAAAAAAAGCATGGAACAAAGTTTTGAAAACTTTTTTAAGCCTAAAAAGAATAAATAA
- a CDS encoding FHA domain-containing protein: MSVDKGIRKYEKRQMAARGERQYNFFNLKNIIILIILFFTFVYIHMAGYSVKSLYIAIFIFIALTLYLLIVERFKERVEVHDEIKEIKHEREREHHVFLDKVKEIEEVEKNQIENIILKNSDDYDIKVWKIGRASSLLIGKRTPRNKVDIDVSEGVYSNLVSRAHGMLNRVNGVWYYEDLGSQNGSGIEKKDDRRKIKLKRNVPVKVESGDIIYLATTKILLK; the protein is encoded by the coding sequence ATGTCGGTTGATAAGGGAATTAGAAAATATGAAAAAAGACAGATGGCTGCCAGAGGGGAAAGACAGTACAACTTTTTTAATTTAAAAAATATAATAATTTTGATTATACTATTTTTTACTTTTGTGTATATTCATATGGCTGGATATTCTGTGAAAAGTCTATATATCGCAATTTTTATATTTATAGCACTAACATTGTATCTTCTTATAGTAGAAAGATTTAAGGAAAGAGTGGAAGTGCATGATGAGATAAAGGAAATAAAGCATGAGCGTGAAAGAGAACATCACGTATTTTTGGATAAAGTAAAAGAAATAGAGGAAGTTGAAAAGAATCAAATTGAAAATATAATTTTAAAAAATTCAGATGACTATGATATCAAAGTATGGAAGATTGGAAGAGCATCTTCATTGCTGATAGGGAAAAGAACGCCTAGAAACAAGGTGGATATAGACGTGAGTGAAGGAGTATATTCAAATTTGGTAAGCAGGGCTCATGGAATGTTGAACAGAGTAAATGGAGTTTGGTACTATGAAGATTTAGGTTCACAAAATGGAAGTGGAATAGAAAAGAAAGATGACAGAAGAAAAATAAAATTAAAAAGAAATGTACCTGTAAAGGTTGAAAGCGGAGATATAATATACTTAGCGACAACAAAAATACTATTGAAATAG
- a CDS encoding DNA/RNA non-specific endonuclease, translating into MGSKRYIPQGAILICDKGRDMTHLRVTHNNNVNLYKVPYANEFDRVPEENIPNFKKCEVCGNCQMDLLEWSPVHESVKIGGGKLIHEDSRLKCKKGGEIKIYLNENEAKEALKQTAYNKLSWQEKAKRVDWGTVGKTLATGLVVAAVGAVLFATGGAIVAAGVGILTAKCAAVGVVVELAGLAIKGYAMYQTVKGVYETYKRMEAANWDIEEGLVVLAEHIGSAAGALVGGAIGNKIGGMLSDKIYAKSSTYQKMKNGTLCFIAGTLVSTRLGRKRIEKIEKGDEVYSYDELTGQKVLRKVRDVHEHITDTFVRIKTKTEEILTTPEHPFYVKGRYILAGFLSVGMSLTSFAGEQIEIQETEIIRYEKPQKVYNFSIEGTENYYVGEQGVLVHNAGGCPSGNEVKKKNTETDDHIVKENGKKALAKNAEYTKNGYDYKTDKLGRIKEAKASELRLEKGERNLYSQRTVGGTDRLKDIDDGGHLFGTQFGGSGDIDNMLPQNSKINRAGGEWYKMEQEWANALKETPPKKVSVKINPIYEGKSMRPTKIKVKYKIGNEIKFRTIPNPETI; encoded by the coding sequence ATGGGAAGCAAGAGATATATTCCTCAAGGTGCAATACTGATATGTGACAAGGGAAGAGACATGACACATTTGAGAGTAACGCATAATAATAATGTTAACTTGTATAAAGTTCCTTATGCAAATGAATTTGATAGAGTACCTGAAGAGAATATACCAAATTTTAAGAAATGTGAAGTTTGTGGAAATTGTCAAATGGATTTATTAGAATGGTCTCCAGTCCATGAAAGTGTAAAAATAGGTGGAGGAAAACTGATACATGAGGACTCAAGACTGAAATGTAAAAAGGGCGGAGAGATAAAAATATACCTGAATGAGAATGAGGCGAAAGAAGCTTTAAAACAAACAGCCTATAATAAATTGAGCTGGCAAGAAAAAGCCAAAAGAGTGGACTGGGGAACAGTAGGAAAAACATTAGCTACAGGATTGGTAGTGGCAGCAGTAGGTGCGGTATTATTTGCGACAGGAGGAGCTATAGTAGCGGCAGGAGTAGGAATATTAACAGCAAAGTGTGCGGCAGTAGGTGTGGTAGTAGAACTAGCAGGGCTTGCAATAAAAGGCTATGCGATGTACCAGACAGTTAAGGGGGTATATGAGACCTACAAAAGAATGGAGGCTGCAAACTGGGACATAGAGGAGGGGCTAGTAGTTCTGGCAGAACATATAGGCTCAGCGGCAGGAGCATTAGTAGGCGGAGCAATAGGAAATAAAATAGGAGGTATGCTATCCGATAAAATATATGCCAAAAGTTCAACATATCAAAAGATGAAAAATGGAACATTATGTTTTATAGCAGGAACGCTTGTATCAACAAGACTAGGAAGAAAACGAATAGAGAAAATAGAGAAAGGAGATGAGGTATATAGCTATGATGAACTGACAGGTCAGAAAGTACTGAGAAAAGTAAGAGATGTACATGAGCATATAACAGACACCTTCGTAAGAATAAAAACGAAGACAGAAGAAATACTGACAACTCCAGAACACCCATTCTACGTGAAGGGAAGGTATATATTAGCAGGTTTCTTGAGTGTAGGAATGAGCCTGACAAGTTTTGCAGGAGAACAGATAGAAATACAGGAAACAGAAATAATAAGGTACGAGAAACCCCAAAAAGTATATAATTTCAGCATAGAGGGTACAGAAAATTACTATGTTGGAGAGCAAGGAGTGCTGGTACATAATGCAGGAGGTTGTCCTTCAGGGAATGAGGTTAAGAAGAAGAATACAGAGACAGATGATCATATAGTGAAAGAAAATGGAAAAAAAGCATTAGCCAAAAATGCGGAATATACCAAAAATGGATATGATTATAAAACAGACAAATTAGGAAGAATAAAAGAAGCAAAAGCTTCGGAATTAAGATTGGAGAAAGGAGAAAGAAATTTATACAGTCAAAGAACAGTTGGTGGAACAGATAGATTAAAAGATATTGATGATGGAGGACATTTATTCGGGACACAATTTGGTGGTTCAGGAGATATAGATAACATGTTACCGCAAAATAGTAAAATAAATAGAGCAGGTGGAGAATGGTATAAAATGGAGCAAGAATGGGCTAATGCATTAAAAGAAACACCACCTAAAAAAGTTTCAGTGAAAATAAATCCTATTTATGAAGGAAAAAGTATGAGACCAACTAAAATAAAAGTTAAGTATAAAATTGGTAATGAAATAAAATTTAGAACAATACCAAATCCTGAAACGATATAA
- a CDS encoding immunity protein YezG family protein, producing the protein MKKEWQEEFLEKQNELIRAIAQQVSNTIPDTWEKFYFHADINDDFSGGVYFFFNTEKDKKLNYSHDIPEIYNINEDEYDEKYDKLYDLSVDLKQLFIDCEQEPWQAITIIVDEKGSLKMDYDYADWLSSPYTPTPLMNYFKYKYLGKIPKDKEEEKLFKEMEEYQSKFNK; encoded by the coding sequence ATGAAAAAAGAATGGCAAGAAGAATTTTTAGAAAAACAAAATGAGTTAATAAGAGCGATAGCACAACAGGTAAGCAATACAATACCAGATACTTGGGAGAAATTTTATTTTCATGCAGATATAAATGATGATTTTAGTGGGGGAGTATATTTTTTCTTTAATACAGAAAAAGATAAAAAATTAAATTATTCGCATGATATACCTGAAATATATAACATAAATGAAGATGAATACGATGAAAAATACGATAAATTATATGATTTGTCTGTGGATTTAAAACAATTATTTATAGATTGCGAACAAGAACCTTGGCAGGCGATAACAATAATAGTTGATGAAAAAGGATCATTGAAAATGGATTATGATTATGCAGACTGGTTAAGTAGTCCATATACTCCGACACCATTGATGAACTATTTTAAGTACAAGTATTTGGGGAAAATACCTAAAGATAAGGAAGAAGAAAAATTATTTAAGGAAATGGAGGAATATCAGAGTAAATTTAATAAGTAG
- a CDS encoding T6SS immunity protein Tdi1 domain-containing protein, translated as MLRDFKKEKEMPTEIIEKYKGQVPDEIIEIWKNYGLGSFLNGYLRVINPDDYKELVEETYFRGKESIPLFVTAFADVITWQENRYIGIIFYKEEDFDIMASGMDFFFSDIYTEESFRKEFFDLKLYEKAVKKYGELEYNQSFCFVPLLGLGGKKSIDNLDKGDTLTHIYLITELVGKVGIDD; from the coding sequence ATGTTAAGAGATTTTAAAAAAGAAAAAGAAATGCCAACAGAAATTATTGAAAAATATAAAGGGCAAGTGCCAGATGAAATTATAGAAATTTGGAAAAATTATGGATTGGGAAGTTTTTTGAATGGGTATTTAAGAGTGATAAATCCAGATGATTATAAAGAATTAGTAGAAGAGACTTACTTTAGAGGAAAAGAGTCGATACCTTTATTTGTAACGGCTTTTGCAGATGTAATAACATGGCAAGAAAATAGATATATTGGAATAATTTTTTATAAGGAGGAGGACTTTGATATAATGGCTTCTGGAATGGACTTCTTTTTTTCAGATATATATACTGAAGAGAGCTTTAGAAAAGAGTTTTTTGATTTAAAACTATATGAAAAAGCTGTAAAAAAATATGGAGAATTAGAATATAATCAAAGTTTTTGTTTTGTTCCATTGTTAGGATTAGGCGGGAAGAAAAGCATTGATAATTTAGATAAAGGGGATACTTTGACACATATTTACTTGATTACGGAACTTGTGGGAAAAGTGGGAATAGATGATTAG
- a CDS encoding toxin-antitoxin system YwqK family antitoxin has protein sequence METIKIYEKDDIRDIFLIERKGEVEIFYKDDKPFNGKLEIYGYEEKLELRGELRGGLRSMTWTHYYANGQEEIIEHYLSGKRNGKYEMFYENGTLKLTGYNREGKEEGNWKWYRKDGTIEGEADYVEGEIKGIWKLYYPNGNIERQTETFSDGYTEILKSYDENKNLIFEGYMYNGRKHGKYKRYYDTGELKEEGEYRYGLLENEVKTYDKNRNLKYITTYSKDKVVKIEDLSKNITENKEKLAYEDNNISKEKKIDTNIFSKIESMYLKKLELKEIINKKEVEEFLRKIPESEKIDILNKIEQYLDVNEIGQIEFDTGSVWTGKDVFLFFKEGMEL, from the coding sequence ATGGAAACAATAAAAATATATGAAAAAGATGATATACGAGATATATTTTTAATAGAAAGAAAGGGAGAAGTTGAAATTTTTTATAAAGATGATAAGCCTTTTAATGGAAAATTAGAAATTTATGGATATGAAGAAAAACTGGAATTAAGAGGAGAATTAAGAGGGGGATTGCGCTCTATGACTTGGACTCATTACTATGCCAATGGACAGGAAGAAATAATTGAACATTATCTTTCAGGAAAAAGGAATGGAAAGTATGAAATGTTTTATGAAAATGGAACATTAAAATTAACGGGGTATAATAGAGAGGGAAAGGAGGAAGGAAATTGGAAATGGTATAGAAAAGACGGAACAATTGAAGGTGAAGCTGACTATGTGGAAGGAGAAATAAAAGGTATATGGAAACTTTATTATCCAAATGGAAATATTGAAAGGCAAACTGAAACTTTTTCAGATGGATATACAGAAATTTTAAAAAGTTATGATGAAAATAAAAACTTAATTTTTGAAGGATATATGTATAATGGAAGAAAACATGGAAAATATAAAAGGTATTATGATACTGGTGAATTAAAGGAAGAAGGAGAGTACAGGTATGGATTATTAGAAAATGAGGTAAAAACATATGATAAGAATAGAAATTTAAAATATATAACAACATATTCTAAAGATAAAGTTGTTAAAATAGAAGATTTATCTAAAAACATAACTGAAAATAAAGAAAAATTGGCTTATGAAGATAATAATATTTCAAAAGAGAAAAAGATAGACACCAATATATTTTCAAAAATAGAATCTATGTATCTTAAAAAGCTAGAGTTAAAGGAAATTATTAATAAAAAAGAAGTGGAAGAATTTTTAAGAAAAATTCCAGAGAGTGAGAAAATTGATATTTTAAATAAAATAGAGCAATATTTGGATGTAAATGAAATAGGACAAATAGAATTTGATACAGGTTCAGTATGGACAGGAAAAGATGTATTTTTGTTTTTTAAAGAAGGAATGGAATTATAA
- a CDS encoding FHA domain-containing protein, whose product MRLDRCKNGHMYDVSRYGENCPYCKSEGLKPEIKEKKVNLVEELDDDDRTTAYWAKDSRVDPVVGWLVCIAGAEKGKDFKIVSERNFLGRGEGMDIRIEGDMNISRKNHCSISYNPKNREFYITPGDANGLIYLSDEAVYNTRQLQSFDTLEIGESKFVFVEFCGQNFDWSKDKTKES is encoded by the coding sequence ATGAGATTAGACAGATGTAAAAATGGACATATGTATGATGTATCAAGATATGGAGAGAATTGTCCGTATTGTAAATCGGAAGGATTGAAACCTGAAATTAAGGAAAAGAAAGTTAATTTGGTAGAGGAATTGGATGATGATGACAGAACAACAGCGTACTGGGCAAAAGATAGCAGGGTAGATCCTGTGGTAGGTTGGCTGGTTTGCATAGCAGGAGCAGAAAAAGGAAAAGATTTCAAGATAGTATCAGAAAGAAATTTCTTAGGACGTGGGGAAGGTATGGATATTAGGATTGAAGGAGATATGAATATATCAAGAAAAAATCATTGTTCAATTAGTTATAATCCCAAAAATAGGGAATTCTATATTACTCCTGGAGATGCGAATGGATTAATATATCTTAGTGATGAGGCAGTATACAATACAAGACAGCTTCAAAGTTTTGATACATTGGAGATAGGAGAAAGTAAATTTGTATTTGTTGAGTTTTGTGGGCAAAATTTTGATTGGAGCAAGGATAAAACAAAAGAAAGTTAA
- a CDS encoding PP2C family protein-serine/threonine phosphatase: MRKEEAKFETKFFSEAGTKGKNNDYFGYTQLDNYAIWVVADGYDEEAGADVAAKLAVSSAIEYFMLRPRFNPEVIKEIMEYANLKVKEKQEETEKYSLMHTSLLVVISNYNSFLYGNVGNTRLYHLRGGYVISQSRDDTIAQLLVDENALDMNDMKYHRQRNDLLQAIGDFGKIKPNIIKNPVTLQENDMLCLTTIGFWENIDEREMEVEISRYPNKDSLLRSLEHKVMATTRESVENYTFALVNVEKVASPEPVEKDKKKFWIKVGLISLAVLVIILSLTFWNISKRNNIIKRAAVYEEQANDDIVKKDFNNAIESFKLEKAELEKLKPKSRGIIGFFTGANGKRADAEKRISAVNTKISQTSKLQKAFQDINEANQLFNSGNYDEASRKYQEAKYVLEENTYKKDELNTDEVLTTLNARIDSSSKLKEALAIETAGNQAFSAGNYNLAKENYKTASELYLVNGRADYVANIERKIAEIDDKAKTEYNGAMLTENQADLLSPTDTNKSRQSYYQARQMYQSLGDTAKAQEIDNKINELNARQMSSLQTANNMVQEGLNQITANNPSEAITLLTKAKNIYQGLGDSNNVNNVNKFISQAQEFIKFESKKDAELKQKETEMKELETRNAEELKQQQIKEQQAIAAKEAEIAARQREIELEKQRREKIAQSIENATNLEMQADQMFTLKRYTESIAKYNESKKIFEELKSAGDFDDQTNKIDYLGQKITRTEGYLYEEQGDDEYKKKNWQESQKKYQLAADNMKLTNESNEIQKEVEKKLKKATSKAGKKWWQFWK; this comes from the coding sequence ATGAGAAAAGAAGAAGCAAAGTTTGAAACGAAATTTTTTAGTGAAGCTGGGACTAAGGGGAAAAATAATGATTATTTTGGATATACTCAGCTGGATAATTATGCGATATGGGTAGTGGCTGATGGATACGATGAAGAAGCTGGAGCTGATGTGGCTGCAAAATTAGCGGTAAGTTCTGCAATAGAATATTTTATGTTACGTCCACGCTTTAATCCAGAAGTAATTAAGGAAATAATGGAATATGCAAATTTAAAAGTAAAGGAAAAACAGGAGGAAACTGAAAAATATTCATTAATGCACACTTCCCTTTTAGTTGTAATAAGTAATTATAATTCATTTTTATACGGAAATGTTGGGAATACAAGGCTTTATCATTTGAGAGGTGGTTATGTGATTTCTCAAAGTAGAGATGACACAATAGCTCAGCTTCTTGTGGATGAAAATGCACTTGATATGAATGATATGAAGTATCATAGACAAAGAAATGATTTGCTTCAGGCAATAGGAGATTTTGGAAAGATAAAGCCAAATATTATAAAAAATCCTGTAACACTTCAGGAAAATGATATGCTATGTTTAACAACAATAGGATTTTGGGAAAATATTGATGAAAGGGAAATGGAAGTTGAAATTTCAAGATACCCAAACAAAGATAGCTTATTAAGATCATTGGAACATAAAGTTATGGCAACAACAAGAGAAAGTGTAGAAAACTATACTTTTGCACTAGTAAATGTGGAAAAAGTGGCATCACCTGAACCTGTTGAAAAGGATAAGAAGAAATTTTGGATAAAAGTTGGATTAATATCTTTAGCAGTTCTAGTAATAATATTGTCCTTGACATTTTGGAATATAAGTAAAAGGAATAATATTATAAAAAGAGCGGCAGTATACGAAGAACAGGCAAACGATGATATTGTCAAAAAAGATTTTAATAATGCGATAGAAAGTTTTAAGCTGGAAAAAGCGGAACTTGAAAAATTGAAACCGAAATCTAGAGGAATAATAGGATTTTTTACGGGAGCTAATGGTAAAAGAGCTGACGCTGAAAAAAGAATAAGTGCTGTAAACACTAAAATATCTCAGACTTCAAAATTGCAAAAGGCATTTCAGGACATAAATGAGGCAAATCAGCTATTTAATTCAGGAAATTATGACGAAGCGTCAAGAAAATACCAAGAGGCAAAATATGTTTTGGAAGAAAATACTTACAAAAAGGATGAACTTAATACAGATGAAGTTTTAACAACATTAAATGCAAGAATAGATTCATCTAGTAAATTAAAAGAAGCTTTAGCAATTGAAACAGCGGGAAACCAGGCTTTTTCAGCAGGAAACTATAATTTGGCAAAAGAAAATTATAAAACTGCTTCAGAACTTTATCTAGTAAATGGACGTGCAGACTATGTTGCAAATATTGAAAGAAAAATAGCTGAAATAGATGACAAGGCAAAAACAGAATATAATGGGGCAATGCTGACTGAAAACCAGGCTGACTTATTATCCCCAACAGATACGAATAAATCAAGACAGTCGTATTATCAGGCAAGACAAATGTATCAAAGTCTAGGAGATACTGCCAAGGCACAGGAAATAGACAATAAGATAAATGAATTAAATGCAAGACAGATGTCAAGCCTTCAAACAGCAAATAATATGGTTCAAGAAGGATTAAATCAAATAACTGCAAATAATCCCTCTGAAGCAATAACATTGCTTACAAAAGCCAAGAATATTTATCAAGGGTTGGGAGATAGCAATAATGTAAACAATGTAAATAAATTTATTTCACAAGCTCAGGAATTTATTAAGTTTGAAAGTAAGAAAGACGCTGAATTAAAACAAAAAGAAACTGAGATGAAAGAATTAGAAACAAGAAATGCAGAGGAATTAAAACAGCAACAAATTAAGGAACAACAGGCAATAGCGGCAAAAGAAGCAGAAATTGCGGCTAGGCAGCGGGAAATTGAACTTGAAAAACAAAGAAGAGAGAAAATTGCACAAAGTATAGAAAATGCTACGAATTTAGAAATGCAGGCCGATCAGATGTTTACCTTAAAAAGATATACAGAAAGTATAGCTAAATATAATGAATCTAAAAAAATCTTTGAAGAATTAAAATCAGCAGGAGATTTTGATGATCAGACTAATAAAATAGACTATTTAGGGCAAAAAATCACTAGAACAGAAGGATATTTATATGAAGAGCAGGGAGACGATGAATACAAGAAGAAAAATTGGCAAGAAAGCCAGAAAAAATATCAGCTGGCAGCAGATAATATGAAATTAACTAATGAATCAAATGAAATTCAAAAAGAAGTAGAAAAAAAACTAAAAAAAGCAACTTCAAAAGCTGGGAAAAAATGGTGGCAGTTCTGGAAATAA
- a CDS encoding AAA family ATPase has protein sequence MNKKAVPVGVENFERIIKDGYYYVDKSLLIEKMIENRTPVTLFTRPRRFGKTLNMSMLKYFFDVENKEENRKLFENLKISNSKYMSEQGKYPVIFISLKDLKADTWEMCRLEIKKVISKLYREFQYITEKMDEDDKEIYNSIKNRKNDIDLNTSLELLSDFLCEYYGKKAIALIDEYDSPIINAFDKGYYNEAIEFFQVFYSSALKTNDSLKYGILTGITRIIKEGIFSGLNNLYVNTVLSKNYAEYFGLLESEVIEMLDYFNMKYKIEEVRSWYNGYLFGNEQVYNPWSIVNYLREKEIKSYWANVSGNTLLENMLDNAGESVYADLKKFTDGESVEKYISDGTTIKSLLSSNDEIWQLFLYSGYLTKAEEQMEIDVMSEYTNIYNLKIPNREIRSYFGSLFLNRFFGTEVKTNTLIKVLENGDIKKFEKTLGEIMINMLSHFDLDSEMEKIYQVFMIGLVGFLMGRYEIISNNESGYGRYDLAMIPVKSNEKAYLMEFKISKTEKGMRAKAEEALKQIDEKKYDTRLKARGIKNILKIGIAFYGKSVKVVSK, from the coding sequence ATGAATAAAAAGGCAGTTCCAGTAGGGGTGGAAAACTTTGAAAGAATAATAAAAGATGGATATTATTATGTGGATAAATCATTATTAATAGAAAAAATGATTGAAAATAGAACTCCTGTAACACTTTTTACAAGACCAAGAAGATTTGGAAAAACGCTTAATATGTCAATGCTTAAATATTTTTTTGATGTTGAGAACAAAGAAGAAAACAGAAAACTTTTTGAAAATTTAAAAATATCTAATAGTAAATATATGAGTGAACAAGGGAAATATCCTGTAATATTTATTTCGTTAAAGGATTTGAAAGCGGATACTTGGGAAATGTGTCGTTTAGAAATAAAAAAAGTAATTTCAAAACTTTATCGTGAATTTCAATATATTACAGAGAAGATGGATGAAGATGATAAAGAGATATATAATTCCATTAAAAATAGAAAAAATGATATTGATCTCAATACTTCACTGGAACTTTTGTCTGATTTTCTTTGTGAATATTATGGGAAAAAAGCAATAGCTTTGATAGATGAATATGATTCACCAATAATAAATGCTTTCGATAAAGGCTATTACAATGAAGCAATAGAATTTTTTCAAGTATTTTACAGTTCTGCATTAAAGACAAATGATTCATTGAAATATGGCATTCTTACGGGAATAACAAGGATTATAAAGGAAGGAATTTTTTCAGGATTAAACAATCTTTATGTGAATACTGTACTCAGTAAAAATTATGCAGAATACTTTGGGCTTTTGGAAAGCGAAGTAATTGAAATGCTTGATTACTTTAATATGAAATATAAAATTGAAGAAGTAAGAAGCTGGTACAACGGGTATCTTTTTGGAAATGAGCAAGTATACAATCCATGGTCTATTGTCAATTATTTAAGAGAAAAAGAAATAAAATCATACTGGGCAAATGTTTCTGGAAATACACTTTTAGAAAATATGCTTGATAACGCTGGAGAAAGTGTTTATGCTGATTTAAAGAAATTTACTGATGGGGAAAGTGTTGAAAAATATATTTCGGATGGAACTACAATAAAAAGCCTTTTGAGCAGTAATGATGAAATTTGGCAGTTGTTTTTATACAGCGGGTATTTGACAAAAGCTGAGGAACAGATGGAAATTGATGTAATGTCAGAATACACGAATATTTATAATTTGAAAATACCAAACAGGGAAATAAGAAGCTATTTTGGAAGCCTGTTTCTTAACAGGTTTTTTGGAACAGAAGTGAAAACAAACACTTTAATAAAAGTACTTGAAAATGGAGACATTAAAAAATTTGAGAAAACATTAGGTGAAATAATGATAAATATGTTAAGCCATTTTGATCTGGATAGTGAAATGGAGAAAATTTATCAGGTGTTTATGATAGGGCTTGTCGGCTTTCTAATGGGAAGGTATGAAATTATTTCAAATAATGAAAGTGGATATGGAAGGTACGATTTGGCAATGATACCAGTAAAAAGCAATGAAAAAGCTTATCTTATGGAATTTAAAATTTCAAAAACTGAAAAAGGAATGAGAGCAAAGGCAGAAGAGGCTTTGAAGCAAATAGATGAGAAAAAGTATGATACAAGGTTGAAGGCTAGAGGAATAAAGAATATTTTGAAGATAGGGATAGCGTTTTATGGTAAAAGTGTGAAGGTTGTTAGTAAATGA